DNA from candidate division KSB1 bacterium:
CCACTTGCGGGGATTTTAATGAGATGACGAAATCCGCTGTGGAATAAATTCCACAGCTAAGAGGCGTAAGCCACCTGAAGGTGGCTAAATAGTGCAATTTTAAAATATGAAATTCTTAGCCATTATTGCCTACACGTTGCGCGAGTCGCTGGCGAAGAAAACGTTCATCGCGTTTTTCGTGGTGATCACCATCACGCATCTGCTTTTTCTGTTCGCGCTGAACGTCGATTTGGTCTCCGGCGGCATGGCAGCGGTGCAACTGTTTGGCAAGGAAGTCGAGCAGGAAATCGAAATCGAAAAGCTGCGCCAGATCGTCATCGGCATCGAATCCGGCCTGGCGCTGGCGATGTACGGCGCCGGCATTTTTCTGGCGATTTTTGCCACCGCCAGCCTGGTGCCGAACATGCTGGAAAAAGGCAGCGTGGATTTGCTGCTGTCGCGGCCCTTAGCGCGCTGGCAGCTTTTGCTCGGACGCTATCTCGGCGCGCTGAGCATCGTGGCGATCAACGTGGCCTATTTGATCGGCGGGGCGTGGCTCATTCTCTCGCTTAAAACCGGTTTTTGGCACACGCCGTTTCTGGCGAGCGGCGTCATCATTATTCTCGTTTTCGGCGTGTTGTATGCGATCATGACGTTTGTCGGCGTCACGGCGCGCAACTCCGGCGTTTCGATCATTGCGGCCTATCTCGTCATTTTTGTGAGCCCGCTGCTGTTGGCGCGCGATAAAATTTACGCGCTGCTGTCGCAAAAAATTTATCAGTGGCTGCTCGACGGCATTTATTACATGACCCCGCGCACGGCG
Protein-coding regions in this window:
- a CDS encoding ABC transporter permease, with the translated sequence MKFLAIIAYTLRESLAKKTFIAFFVVITITHLLFLFALNVDLVSGGMAAVQLFGKEVEQEIEIEKLRQIVIGIESGLALAMYGAGIFLAIFATASLVPNMLEKGSVDLLLSRPLARWQLLLGRYLGALSIVAINVAYLIGGAWLILSLKTGFWHTPFLASGVIIILVFGVLYAIMTFVGVTARNSGVSIIAAYLVIFVSPLLLARDKIYALLSQKIYQWLLDGIYYMTPRTAELGNITRLMVAGETVASWTPLFQSLAVGAAFLLGAIYAFEKKDF